A DNA window from Betta splendens chromosome 6, fBetSpl5.4, whole genome shotgun sequence contains the following coding sequences:
- the trim44 gene encoding tripartite motif-containing protein 44 isoform X1, producing the protein MDRGGEPQDGAAGLPQEELPQMDGSCDACEPDEPQPATHVCHTCSFAFCPAHAERHAGSTRHPLVPYDHGETQADGLGGGAASGVNGGEGDGAEGGEEGAQGAEAGQEDGKRSTVTVERLRCREHGQEGSLYCKADEKIICVVCAVQGEHRDHEIITLHEAYVWQKNRQGYDLLGCTQHMAEKIKTKWTNPEMSTEELEAYVNGQFDDLRRLVRLEERRTLHLVDLKEAFLTASAAEKIAEITVQTERLQEEMASITHQLCLLEQAEAQAMGPAGAVEALVAGAGPAHRVPASGAEGGARGPAGLRRQRLRAVHGPCPLIPASQAPSTFTRPSVSASAPASRQAFSLFCSPPPTERLPAVDRP; encoded by the exons ATGGACCGCGGAGGGGAACCGCAGGACGGAGCCGCGGGGCTCCCACAGGAGGAGCTGCCGCAGATGGATGGATCGTGTGACGCGTGCGAGCCCGATGAGCCCCAGCCCGCCACGCACGTGTGCCACACCTGCAGCTTCGCCTTCTGCCCGGCCCATGCCGAGAGGCACGCCGGCAGCACGCGCCACCCCTTGGTGCCTTATGACCACGGGGAGACACAAGCGGATGGACTCGGCGGTGGCGCCGCCTCTGGGGTTAATGGGGGTGAGGGCGACGGCGCtgaggggggggaggagggagcccAGGGCGCGGAGGCCGGCCAGGAGGACGGCAAGAGGAGCACGGTGACGGTGGAGAGGCTGCGCTGCAGGGAGCACGGCCAGGAGGGCTCGCTCTACTGCAAGGCGGACGAGAAGATCATCTGCGTGGTGTGCGCCGTGCAGGGAGAGCACCGGGACCATGAGATCATCACTCTGCACGAGGCCTACGTCTGGCAGAAG AACAGACAGGGTTATGACCTGCTGGGCTGTACGCAGCATATGGCTGAGAAGATCAAGACAAAGTGGACCAACCCTGAG ATGTctacagaggagctggaggcgtaCGTGAACGGCCAGTTTGACGACCTGCGCAGACTGGTGcgtctggaggagaggaggacccTCCACCTGGTGGACCTCAAGGAGGCCTTCCTGACGGCGTCGGCCGCCGAGAAGATCGCCGAGATCACCGTGCAGACCGagcgcctgcaggaggagatggcCAGCATCACGcaccagctgtgcctcctgGAGCAGGCGGAGGCGCAGGCCATGGGCCCCGCGGGGGCGGTGGAGGCCCTGGTGGCAGGGGCCGGGCCGGCCCACAGAGTACCG GCTTCCGGAGCCGAGGGCGGAGCCCGTGGACCCGCGGGACTTCGACGACAGCGACTCCGGGCCGTCCATGGACCATGCCCCTTGATTCCAGCGAGCCAGGCTCCTTCCACTTTCACACGTCCTTCGGTGTCTGCCTCAGCCCCGGCGAGTCGTCAGGCCTTCTCCCTTTtttgcagccccccccccaccgagCGCCTGCCGGCAGTGGACCGACCTTGA
- the trim44 gene encoding tripartite motif-containing protein 44 isoform X2: MDRGGEPQDGAAGLPQEELPQMDGSCDACEPDEPQPATHVCHTCSFAFCPAHAERHAGSTRHPLVPYDHGETQADGLGGGAASGVNGGEGDGAEGGEEGAQGAEAGQEDGKRSTVTVERLRCREHGQEGSLYCKADEKIICVVCAVQGEHRDHEIITLHEAYVWQKNRQGYDLLGCTQHMAEKIKTKWTNPEMSTEELEAYVNGQFDDLRRLVRLEERRTLHLVDLKEAFLTASAAEKIAEITVQTERLQEEMASITHQLCLLEQAEAQAMGPAGAVEALVAGAGPAHRVPHDIEARPRLPEPRAEPVDPRDFDDSDSGPSMDHAP; encoded by the exons ATGGACCGCGGAGGGGAACCGCAGGACGGAGCCGCGGGGCTCCCACAGGAGGAGCTGCCGCAGATGGATGGATCGTGTGACGCGTGCGAGCCCGATGAGCCCCAGCCCGCCACGCACGTGTGCCACACCTGCAGCTTCGCCTTCTGCCCGGCCCATGCCGAGAGGCACGCCGGCAGCACGCGCCACCCCTTGGTGCCTTATGACCACGGGGAGACACAAGCGGATGGACTCGGCGGTGGCGCCGCCTCTGGGGTTAATGGGGGTGAGGGCGACGGCGCtgaggggggggaggagggagcccAGGGCGCGGAGGCCGGCCAGGAGGACGGCAAGAGGAGCACGGTGACGGTGGAGAGGCTGCGCTGCAGGGAGCACGGCCAGGAGGGCTCGCTCTACTGCAAGGCGGACGAGAAGATCATCTGCGTGGTGTGCGCCGTGCAGGGAGAGCACCGGGACCATGAGATCATCACTCTGCACGAGGCCTACGTCTGGCAGAAG AACAGACAGGGTTATGACCTGCTGGGCTGTACGCAGCATATGGCTGAGAAGATCAAGACAAAGTGGACCAACCCTGAG ATGTctacagaggagctggaggcgtaCGTGAACGGCCAGTTTGACGACCTGCGCAGACTGGTGcgtctggaggagaggaggacccTCCACCTGGTGGACCTCAAGGAGGCCTTCCTGACGGCGTCGGCCGCCGAGAAGATCGCCGAGATCACCGTGCAGACCGagcgcctgcaggaggagatggcCAGCATCACGcaccagctgtgcctcctgGAGCAGGCGGAGGCGCAGGCCATGGGCCCCGCGGGGGCGGTGGAGGCCCTGGTGGCAGGGGCCGGGCCGGCCCACAGAGTACCG CACGACATTGAGGCCAGGCCGAG GCTTCCGGAGCCGAGGGCGGAGCCCGTGGACCCGCGGGACTTCGACGACAGCGACTCCGGGCCGTCCATGGACCATGCCCCTTGA